The Pseudomonas asiatica genome has a segment encoding these proteins:
- a CDS encoding DUF3422 domain-containing protein — MHPQRTALHNELHARPSLYFDGPAHVFHLALLGGDAACAALLQRCCPDALDTAAAQGITRLDGHPFKWERHTEFFTLTLVVPCTAADTEWQTLPPVLAEAIAPQAAQVINAVQVLVRDEQELDLPHYGFKDPCGSCVGGGDAVVWSDFRLTEDGTNRFLFINRRLNAYRQGRMIRRLLEIETYRMMASLTLTTAKDLSQELDAFDKTLVSLSERSAGVDGHDSKGLLEAIAHLSRQVVSRTVKTRHRFGATQAYAQLVFERLGELRESHVGDCQRLGVFIERRFKPTVRYCAATEQRLEQLAKNVANLGDLLQARVQVEMEEQNAEILRSLNARADAQVKIQRAVEGLSIIAITYYLLNLFKLLYGGLNVLGLGLTARDGLLAMAPPVLLVLLVILLRIRQAKQH; from the coding sequence ATGCACCCTCAACGCACCGCCTTGCACAACGAACTGCACGCCCGCCCGTCGCTGTATTTCGACGGCCCGGCGCATGTCTTCCACCTGGCCTTGCTCGGCGGCGATGCTGCCTGTGCGGCACTGCTGCAACGCTGCTGCCCGGATGCCCTGGACACTGCTGCCGCCCAAGGCATCACCCGCCTGGATGGCCATCCGTTCAAGTGGGAACGGCACACCGAGTTCTTCACCCTGACCCTGGTGGTGCCCTGCACTGCCGCCGACACCGAGTGGCAAACGCTGCCGCCGGTGCTGGCCGAGGCTATCGCCCCGCAAGCGGCGCAGGTGATCAACGCGGTGCAGGTGCTGGTCCGTGACGAACAGGAACTGGACCTGCCCCACTACGGTTTCAAGGACCCGTGCGGCTCCTGCGTCGGCGGTGGCGATGCGGTGGTGTGGAGCGATTTTCGCCTGACCGAGGACGGCACCAACCGCTTCCTGTTCATCAACCGTCGCCTCAATGCCTACCGCCAGGGCCGCATGATCCGCCGTCTGCTGGAGATCGAGACCTACCGCATGATGGCCTCGCTGACGCTGACCACGGCCAAGGACCTGAGCCAGGAATTGGATGCCTTCGACAAGACCCTGGTCAGCCTCTCGGAGCGCAGTGCCGGGGTCGATGGCCATGATTCCAAAGGGTTGTTGGAGGCCATTGCCCACCTGTCACGCCAGGTGGTCAGCCGCACGGTGAAGACCCGCCACCGCTTCGGCGCCACGCAAGCCTATGCGCAACTGGTGTTCGAGCGCCTGGGCGAGCTGCGGGAAAGCCATGTGGGCGACTGCCAGCGCCTGGGGGTGTTCATCGAACGCCGGTTCAAACCGACCGTGCGCTACTGCGCGGCCACCGAGCAGCGCCTGGAGCAGTTGGCGAAGAATGTGGCCAACCTGGGCGACCTGTTGCAGGCACGGGTACAAGTGGAGATGGAAGAACAGAACGCCGAGATCCTGCGCAGCCTCAACGCCCGGGCCGATGCCCAGGTGAAGATCCAGCGGGCGGTGGAGGGACTGTCGATCATCGCCATCACCTACTACCTGCTGAACCTGTTCAAGCTGCTGTATGGCGGGCTGAATGTGCTGGGGTTGGGGCTGACGGCGCGGGATGGGCTGTTGGCCATGGCGCCGCCTGTGCTGTTGGTGTTGCTGGTGATTTTGCTGAGGATCAGGCAGGCCAAGCAGCATTGA
- a CDS encoding TonB-dependent siderophore receptor has product MIAPCSPRNDRLRRAVRAAVFGLGLAAGGAFPAMAQAAVASQSQQTDWNIPAGPLAPALDQLARQGGLSLSFDANSLQGKTTRGVQGRHDSAGALSILLQGSNVQVQQESATSFLLIPALDVGNALELGATSISSDRLGETTEHTGSYTTGEVTIGKMPQTLRHTPQSVSVITRQRIDDQNITNLTNLLEQTPGVVVNYTDSERVQYYSRGFAIDAIQYDGATVVQSSGGGSFIQTDSAFIDRAEVLRGATGMLRGAGNPSGTVNLVRKRPTHDFQATGSVTLGSWNAQRYVADISGPLTETGNVRGRVIAVHDDRDLFQDSRMERKEAFGGSLAFDLDDSTTLTTGVEWTKLDATGAWGNLPADASGAPLPFGRSTYLGADWNRWDRSNLNTFAELEHRFDNDWTLKLMALRTHFELDDHGFKQTYMERAPANLNPTGNPYLMQYQVTEGDGGESLQNNLSATLNGPFDLFGRTHELMVGVERIRNDSYASATNRVISGLYDIRYWDPKTSLPEPDIDITAHPVRTRTTQQAAHATWRISLAEPLTAIIGARANWYDYEQENNTGANGKFSVDEKIVPYAALIYDLNDNFSVYASYTEIFSPQTVVDKNNSVLDPIIGEAYETGIKGEFYDGRLNTSLAFFRINQVGTPVDDMSTEIGCNGTTGRCKIASGKSRSEGIDLEISGEVLPGWQVTGGYTYNTTEYLKNSAATNGNAIRTTDPEHMLRLFTSYRLPGTLDAWTIGGGVQAQSDIYSESGTAKATQAGYAVYNGMLGYRINDNYSVQLNANNIFDKKYYRQIGTTATGYYWGEPRNVSVTLRGSF; this is encoded by the coding sequence ATGATTGCCCCGTGTTCCCCTCGCAACGACAGGCTGCGCCGTGCCGTGCGCGCGGCCGTGTTCGGCCTTGGCCTGGCAGCTGGTGGTGCCTTCCCGGCCATGGCCCAGGCTGCAGTGGCCAGCCAGAGCCAGCAGACCGACTGGAACATCCCGGCCGGCCCGCTGGCCCCGGCGCTGGACCAGTTGGCCCGCCAGGGCGGCCTGAGCCTGTCGTTCGACGCGAACAGCCTGCAGGGCAAGACCACCCGCGGCGTGCAGGGCCGGCATGACAGTGCAGGGGCACTATCGATCCTGTTGCAGGGCAGCAACGTGCAGGTCCAGCAGGAAAGCGCAACCAGCTTCCTGCTGATCCCGGCGCTGGATGTGGGAAACGCCCTTGAGCTAGGTGCGACCAGCATTTCCAGCGACCGCCTGGGCGAAACCACCGAGCACACCGGCTCCTACACTACCGGCGAAGTGACCATCGGCAAGATGCCGCAAACCCTGCGCCATACCCCGCAATCGGTCAGTGTGATAACCCGCCAGCGCATCGATGACCAGAACATCACCAACCTGACCAACCTGCTGGAGCAGACACCCGGCGTGGTGGTCAACTACACCGACAGCGAGCGGGTGCAGTACTACTCGCGTGGCTTTGCCATCGATGCCATCCAGTATGACGGCGCCACCGTGGTGCAGAGCAGCGGTGGCGGTTCGTTCATCCAGACCGACTCGGCGTTCATCGACCGCGCCGAAGTGCTGCGCGGCGCCACCGGCATGCTGCGTGGCGCCGGCAACCCGTCGGGCACGGTGAACCTGGTGCGCAAGCGCCCGACCCATGACTTCCAGGCTACGGGCAGCGTGACCCTGGGCTCATGGAATGCCCAGCGCTATGTGGCCGATATCTCCGGCCCGCTGACCGAAACCGGCAACGTACGCGGGCGGGTGATCGCCGTGCATGACGACCGCGACCTGTTCCAGGACTCGCGCATGGAGCGCAAGGAAGCGTTCGGCGGCTCGCTGGCCTTCGACCTGGACGACAGCACCACGCTGACCACCGGTGTCGAGTGGACCAAGCTCGACGCCACCGGCGCCTGGGGCAACCTGCCCGCCGATGCCAGCGGCGCCCCCCTGCCCTTCGGCCGCAGCACCTACCTGGGCGCCGACTGGAACCGCTGGGACCGCAGCAACCTGAACACCTTTGCCGAACTGGAACACCGCTTCGACAACGACTGGACGCTGAAGCTGATGGCCCTGCGTACCCACTTCGAGCTGGACGACCATGGTTTCAAGCAAACCTACATGGAGCGCGCACCGGCCAACCTGAACCCCACCGGCAACCCGTACCTGATGCAATACCAGGTTACCGAAGGCGACGGCGGCGAGAGCCTGCAGAACAACCTGAGCGCCACCCTCAACGGCCCGTTCGACCTGTTTGGCCGCACCCACGAGCTGATGGTCGGCGTCGAACGGATTCGCAACGATTCCTACGCTTCGGCCACCAACCGGGTAATTTCCGGGCTGTACGACATCCGCTACTGGGACCCGAAAACCAGCCTGCCCGAGCCGGACATCGACATCACCGCACACCCGGTGCGCACCCGTACCACCCAGCAAGCCGCGCACGCCACCTGGCGCATTTCGCTGGCCGAACCGCTGACCGCGATCATCGGCGCGCGAGCCAACTGGTATGACTACGAGCAGGAAAACAACACCGGAGCCAACGGCAAGTTCAGCGTCGATGAGAAGATCGTGCCGTACGCGGCGCTGATCTACGACCTGAATGACAACTTCAGCGTGTACGCCAGCTACACCGAGATATTCAGCCCGCAGACAGTGGTGGACAAGAACAACTCGGTGCTCGACCCGATCATCGGCGAAGCCTACGAAACGGGCATCAAGGGCGAGTTCTACGATGGCCGGTTGAACACCAGCCTGGCGTTTTTCCGTATCAACCAGGTGGGTACGCCGGTGGATGACATGTCCACGGAGATCGGCTGCAACGGCACCACCGGCCGCTGCAAGATCGCCTCGGGCAAGAGCCGCAGCGAGGGCATCGACCTGGAGATTTCCGGCGAAGTGCTGCCGGGCTGGCAGGTCACCGGTGGCTACACCTACAACACCACCGAGTACCTGAAGAACTCGGCAGCCACCAATGGCAACGCGATCCGCACCACCGACCCGGAGCACATGCTGCGGCTGTTCACCAGCTACCGCCTGCCAGGCACGCTGGATGCCTGGACCATTGGCGGCGGCGTGCAGGCGCAGAGCGACATCTATTCCGAAAGCGGCACGGCCAAGGCGACCCAGGCGGGGTATGCGGTGTACAACGGCATGCTCGGTTATCGCATCAACGACAACTACTCAGTGCAACTGAACGCCAACAACATCTTCGACAAGAAGTACTACCGGCAGATCGGTACCACGGCGACGGGGTACTACTGGGGGGAGCCGCGCAATGTGTCGGTGACCTTGCGCGGGAGTTTCTGA
- the ada gene encoding bifunctional DNA-binding transcriptional regulator/O6-methylguanine-DNA methyltransferase Ada produces MNPYTTPDQRWQAVESRDTTATGHFVYAVRTTGIYCHPGCKSRLAKRTNVEFYDTPAAAEAAGYRACKRCTATTSASATRHSQLVTRACRLIEASDPAPSLDQLSAQLAVSPFHLHRLFKAETGLTPKAYATAFRARRLRAHLEDGQRSVTDAIYDAGYNSNSRFYESADQRLGMRPRQYRAGGAGATIHFALGQCSLGAILVAQSEKGICAILLGDDPEALLRDLQDQFPRAHLVGGDSAYERLVAEVVGFVEAPALGLALPLDVQGTAFQERVWQALREVPAGSRVSYTDIAERIGAPKAVRAVAMACAANHIAVAIPCHRVVRRDGDISGYRWGVERKQQLLKRETALS; encoded by the coding sequence ATGAACCCCTACACCACCCCCGACCAACGCTGGCAAGCCGTAGAATCCCGCGACACTACCGCCACCGGCCATTTCGTCTACGCCGTGCGCACCACCGGCATCTACTGCCACCCCGGTTGCAAATCGCGCCTGGCCAAGCGAACCAACGTCGAGTTCTACGACACCCCAGCCGCCGCCGAAGCCGCCGGCTACCGCGCCTGCAAACGTTGCACCGCCACCACCAGCGCCAGCGCCACCCGCCACAGCCAGCTGGTCACCCGCGCCTGCCGGCTGATCGAAGCCAGCGACCCCGCGCCCAGCCTCGATCAACTCAGCGCCCAACTGGCCGTCAGCCCTTTCCACCTGCACCGCCTGTTCAAAGCCGAAACCGGCCTCACCCCCAAGGCCTACGCAACCGCTTTCCGTGCCCGGCGCCTGCGCGCGCACCTGGAAGATGGCCAGCGCTCTGTCACCGATGCCATCTATGACGCCGGCTACAACTCCAACAGCCGTTTCTACGAAAGCGCCGACCAGCGCCTGGGCATGCGCCCGCGGCAATACCGCGCCGGCGGCGCCGGGGCAACCATCCACTTCGCCCTCGGCCAGTGCTCTCTGGGCGCGATCCTGGTGGCCCAGAGCGAGAAGGGCATTTGCGCGATCCTGCTGGGCGACGACCCCGAGGCCCTGCTGCGCGACCTGCAGGACCAGTTCCCCAGGGCCCACCTGGTCGGTGGCGACAGTGCCTACGAACGATTGGTCGCCGAGGTGGTGGGCTTCGTCGAAGCCCCGGCGCTGGGCCTGGCCTTGCCCCTGGATGTGCAAGGCACTGCGTTCCAGGAGCGGGTGTGGCAGGCCCTGCGCGAGGTGCCGGCCGGCAGCCGGGTCAGCTACACCGACATCGCCGAGCGCATCGGCGCGCCCAAGGCAGTGCGTGCGGTGGCCATGGCCTGCGCGGCCAACCACATCGCTGTGGCCATCCCTTGTCATCGGGTGGTGCGCCGCGACGGCGACATCAGCGGCTACCGCTGGGGCGTCGAGCGCAAACAGCAACTGCTCAAACGAGAAACGGCACTCTCCTGA
- a CDS encoding DNA-3-methyladenine glycosylase family protein, with protein MIRADLSPDAYREATEYLAALDPDWSRHIAATGPCLHQATPGREPYEVLVRAIAYQQLHARAAEAILGRLLALFPEAAFPGPEQLLAVTPETMRACGFSASKMATIQGIAQGRLDGLVPSRDEALAMADDALIERLVALRGVGRWTVEMLLIYSLARSDVLPVDDFGVREGYRRLKGLDKAPTPAQMRSLGGGWRPYRTVAAWYLWRA; from the coding sequence ATGATCCGGGCCGACCTTTCGCCTGACGCGTACCGCGAGGCCACCGAATACCTGGCGGCGCTCGACCCGGACTGGTCGCGGCATATCGCGGCGACCGGGCCTTGCCTGCACCAGGCTACTCCGGGGCGTGAGCCTTACGAAGTGCTGGTACGGGCGATTGCCTACCAGCAACTGCATGCCCGTGCTGCCGAGGCAATTCTTGGGCGCTTGCTGGCGTTGTTCCCGGAGGCTGCGTTCCCAGGGCCGGAGCAGTTGTTGGCGGTTACACCAGAAACCATGCGCGCCTGTGGTTTTTCCGCGAGCAAGATGGCGACGATCCAGGGTATTGCCCAGGGCCGGCTGGATGGCCTGGTGCCGAGCCGGGACGAGGCACTGGCCATGGCTGACGACGCGTTGATCGAACGGCTGGTGGCATTGCGCGGGGTAGGGCGGTGGACGGTGGAGATGTTGCTGATCTACAGCCTGGCGCGTTCGGACGTTCTGCCGGTCGACGATTTTGGCGTGCGCGAGGGGTATCGGCGGCTGAAGGGGCTGGACAAGGCGCCGACGCCGGCGCAAATGCGTTCGCTGGGTGGCGGCTGGCGGCCATACCGTACCGTGGCGGCCTGGTATCTGTGGCGGGCCTGA
- a CDS encoding FecR domain-containing protein, with protein sequence MPTPDNAPAQAQVDQAIDWLVKLRFDSPCPRIEQQFQHWLASHPHNPLAWQRVSHLSDELAGLPKGLSRRTLDSSQRQRISRRDHLKLLAVLAVGGSLGWAAREPLGIPQLLADSSTATGERRQLQGSDGSRIQLNTASAIDLRYSAEQRRLQLVRGEVSLDSNPNDNRPFRIGTRIGQLATLDGQLLLRENDQGLLLAVRRGEVTLFPTSASPRRVLPGETLQVWASGSFQAVTLHGDPWGWTDGVLSVQQMPLGEFIAELARYRPGLLRCAPEVADLKVSGTYQLADTAQILQLLTRSLPVRVDYRTRYWVSIGAA encoded by the coding sequence ATGCCGACGCCTGACAACGCGCCCGCGCAGGCGCAGGTCGACCAGGCCATCGACTGGCTGGTGAAGTTGCGCTTCGACAGCCCCTGCCCGCGTATCGAGCAGCAGTTCCAGCACTGGCTGGCCAGCCATCCGCACAACCCCTTGGCCTGGCAGCGGGTCAGCCACCTCAGTGACGAACTGGCCGGGCTGCCCAAGGGCCTGAGCCGCCGCACTCTGGATAGCAGCCAGCGCCAGCGCATCAGCCGCCGCGACCACCTCAAGCTGCTGGCCGTGCTGGCCGTGGGCGGCAGCCTGGGCTGGGCCGCGCGCGAACCGTTGGGCATACCCCAGCTGCTGGCCGACAGCAGCACTGCCACCGGCGAACGCCGCCAGCTGCAAGGCAGCGATGGCAGCCGCATCCAGCTCAATACCGCCAGCGCCATCGACCTGCGTTACAGCGCCGAGCAGCGCCGGCTGCAACTGGTGCGTGGCGAGGTGAGCCTGGACAGCAACCCCAACGATAACCGCCCGTTCCGCATCGGCACCCGCATTGGCCAACTGGCCACCCTCGACGGCCAACTGCTGCTGCGCGAGAACGACCAGGGCCTGTTGCTGGCGGTACGCCGGGGCGAGGTCACGCTGTTCCCCACCTCGGCCTCGCCACGTCGGGTGCTGCCAGGCGAAACCTTGCAAGTGTGGGCCAGCGGCAGCTTCCAGGCGGTGACGCTGCACGGCGACCCCTGGGGCTGGACCGACGGCGTGCTCAGCGTGCAACAGATGCCGCTGGGCGAGTTCATCGCCGAGCTGGCGCGTTACCGCCCGGGCCTGCTGCGCTGTGCCCCGGAAGTGGCAGACCTGAAGGTGTCCGGTACCTACCAGCTGGCTGACACCGCGCAGATCCTGCAGCTGCTCACCCGCAGCCTGCCGGTACGGGTCGACTACCGCACGCGTTATTGGGTGAGCATCGGTGCGGCCTGA
- the fic gene encoding protein adenylyltransferase Fic has protein sequence MTASHLPWQAGKPFNQLPALPPAAELETRAVLKRCIEARTALGELKQAAELIPNQTMLINTLPLLEAKDSSEIESIVTTTDMLFQHAQDSDGHADPATKEALRYRTALYRGFQSLSERPLSTGTAVEICRTLKGVNMDVRRVPGTQLANDRTGEVIYTPPEGESHLRDLLANWERFLHNETELDPLVRMAVGHYQFEAIHPFSDGNGRTGRVLNILFLIEQGLLNLPILYLSRFIIANRNDYYRLLLDVTREQAWEPWLLYMLSAVEQTARWTSAKITAIRSLAEHTTQYVRERLPKIYSRELVDVIFEQPYCRIGNIVEKQIAQRQAASRYLQDLAGIGVLQEMQVGREKLFIHPKLMQLLVRDSNEFRYYE, from the coding sequence ATGACTGCTTCCCACCTACCCTGGCAGGCCGGCAAACCGTTCAATCAGCTTCCTGCCTTGCCACCAGCCGCTGAACTGGAAACACGGGCAGTGCTCAAACGCTGCATCGAAGCACGTACAGCCTTGGGGGAGCTGAAACAGGCCGCTGAACTGATCCCGAACCAGACGATGTTGATCAACACCCTACCGTTACTGGAGGCCAAAGACAGCTCGGAAATCGAAAGTATCGTCACAACGACTGACATGTTGTTTCAACACGCACAAGATAGTGACGGACATGCAGACCCCGCCACCAAGGAAGCGCTGCGCTACCGAACCGCTCTGTATCGTGGTTTCCAGTCACTTTCCGAACGCCCCCTGTCCACTGGGACAGCAGTCGAGATCTGTCGTACGCTGAAAGGCGTGAACATGGACGTACGCCGTGTTCCAGGCACACAGCTCGCCAATGACCGCACGGGCGAAGTCATCTATACGCCGCCAGAAGGTGAAAGCCATCTACGCGACTTGCTCGCAAATTGGGAGCGTTTCCTGCACAACGAAACCGAGCTGGACCCTCTGGTGCGCATGGCCGTGGGGCACTATCAGTTCGAAGCTATTCACCCATTCTCCGACGGCAACGGTCGTACCGGTCGCGTGCTCAATATTCTGTTTCTCATTGAGCAAGGTCTGTTGAACCTGCCCATCCTTTACCTGAGCCGTTTTATCATCGCCAATCGCAACGACTATTATCGACTGCTACTTGATGTTACGCGAGAACAAGCCTGGGAGCCTTGGTTGTTGTACATGTTGAGTGCGGTCGAGCAAACCGCTAGATGGACAAGCGCCAAGATCACCGCTATCCGCAGCCTTGCCGAGCACACCACTCAATATGTACGCGAGCGATTGCCTAAAATCTACTCGCGCGAGCTGGTCGATGTCATTTTTGAACAGCCCTATTGCCGTATTGGCAACATCGTTGAAAAGCAGATCGCTCAGCGACAGGCCGCATCACGCTATCTACAAGATCTGGCGGGAATAGGCGTCTTGCAGGAGATGCAAGTAGGCAGAGAAAAGCTGTTCATTCATCCAAAGCTGATGCAGCTGCTGGTCCGTGACAGCAACGAATTCAGATATTACGAATGA
- a CDS encoding sigma-70 family RNA polymerase sigma factor, producing the protein MQINDTLKPTEVALLYQAHHRWLSGWLRSRVGCSEHAADLAQDTFVRLLRARQLSPLKEPRAYLSSIARGLMIDQFRRRALERAYQESLAHLPEAEVPSEEDRLVILDTLARLDRALHQLKPRARQAFLLAQLDGLSIVQIALRLGVSRATVERDLAKALGVCYRLRYADA; encoded by the coding sequence ATGCAGATCAACGACACGCTCAAGCCGACCGAGGTCGCTCTGCTCTACCAGGCCCACCACCGTTGGCTCAGCGGCTGGCTGCGCAGCCGGGTAGGTTGCAGCGAGCACGCCGCCGACCTGGCCCAGGATACCTTCGTGCGGCTGTTGCGGGCCCGCCAGCTTTCGCCGCTGAAGGAGCCACGCGCCTACCTCAGCAGCATCGCCCGTGGCCTGATGATCGACCAGTTCCGCCGCCGCGCGCTGGAGAGGGCCTACCAGGAAAGCCTGGCTCACCTCCCCGAAGCCGAAGTGCCCAGCGAAGAAGATCGACTGGTCATCCTGGATACCCTGGCGCGCCTCGACCGTGCCCTGCACCAGCTGAAACCGCGTGCCCGCCAGGCATTCCTGCTGGCTCAGCTCGATGGTTTGAGCATCGTGCAGATCGCCCTGCGCCTGGGTGTGTCGCGGGCCACCGTCGAGCGGGACCTGGCCAAGGCCCTGGGCGTCTGCTACCGGTTGCGCTATGCCGACGCCTGA
- a CDS encoding DUF3772 domain-containing protein, whose product MRRVSLARFCPGLMVFMALMLAIASPAWSAPATPLSNLAVAEANVLDENASIEQLSDRLDQIRQGVTSEANDDLLSQLRLGAMQVQRQADALSALRTTDVEKVDDKLKVIGPLQPDEAATLTQQRKELEAEKKALVAQRDQATKLTQSARDLSTQIVNLRRSQFNSQITSRAASPLSPAFWQSIIRPTQDDVARLRDLRGETADAIGSAFSAENRWLFITSLVAAILVWTLVRRVLERLLADAMVSWLPEGRLRRSALALGVSLATLGTIAGSVSLLRWGLESSAELGADIASLANHVLALVVFSAFITGLGRAMLMLQRPSWRLPPIHDEVASALGWFPKVLALALMVMMTMERINSVIGASLALTVAVNGLTALVVAVTFAGALLRYRRTLRKHDLERPTGLAGLIPFVMVIWLTLILLALLAGYLTLAYFLTAKLLWVSLVITCAYLLTTFFGDLCETLLSPRQPGGLALASTLGLAPRHQAQASTILAGIGRTVVLFLALLLALMPSGTSPSELLLSLGDWDETGGKLLGNMNIVPQDILLAVVMFLGGLFAIRVVKRWLSDRLLPETDMDAGMRASLVTLVGYLGFIFLAMLVMSTLRINLTSLTWVVSALSVGIGFGLQQIVQNFISGLILLTERPVKVGDWVSLAGVEGDIRRINVRATEIQMSDRSTVIVPNSQFISQNVRNVTMGNALGVVGITLTMPLETDANRVRELLLAAYQEHEAILDAPATSVTFKDLTSSGMVIGVSGYVAGPRQVSGTRSDLLFTILGRLRDEGIALSSPQSMVLVQENARPADEPV is encoded by the coding sequence ATGAGGCGTGTCAGCCTTGCCCGTTTTTGCCCAGGCCTGATGGTTTTCATGGCCTTGATGCTGGCCATTGCCAGCCCGGCCTGGTCGGCCCCGGCCACGCCGCTGTCCAATCTGGCGGTTGCCGAAGCGAACGTGCTGGATGAAAACGCCAGCATCGAGCAGTTGAGCGATCGACTGGACCAGATCCGCCAGGGTGTCACCAGCGAGGCCAACGACGATCTGCTGTCGCAACTGCGCCTGGGCGCCATGCAGGTCCAGCGCCAGGCCGATGCGTTAAGTGCCCTGCGCACCACGGATGTGGAGAAAGTCGACGACAAGCTCAAGGTCATCGGGCCGCTCCAGCCGGACGAGGCCGCCACCCTGACCCAGCAGCGCAAGGAGCTGGAGGCCGAGAAGAAGGCCTTGGTAGCCCAACGGGACCAGGCGACCAAGCTGACCCAGTCGGCCCGCGACCTGTCCACGCAAATCGTCAACCTGCGCCGCAGCCAGTTCAACTCGCAGATCACCAGCCGCGCGGCCTCACCGCTGAGCCCGGCGTTCTGGCAGAGCATCATTCGCCCCACCCAGGACGACGTGGCACGCCTGCGTGACCTGCGTGGCGAGACGGCCGATGCCATCGGCAGTGCCTTCAGCGCCGAAAATCGCTGGCTGTTCATTACCAGCCTGGTGGCGGCAATCCTGGTCTGGACCTTGGTGCGCCGCGTGCTCGAGCGCCTGCTGGCCGACGCCATGGTCAGCTGGCTACCCGAAGGCCGCCTGCGCCGCAGCGCTTTGGCGCTGGGCGTGAGCCTGGCAACCCTGGGTACCATCGCCGGTTCGGTCTCGCTGCTGCGATGGGGGCTGGAGAGCAGCGCCGAGCTGGGCGCCGATATCGCCAGCCTGGCCAACCATGTACTTGCCCTGGTGGTGTTCAGCGCCTTCATCACCGGCCTGGGCCGCGCCATGCTGATGCTGCAACGCCCGTCCTGGCGCCTGCCGCCGATTCACGACGAAGTCGCCAGCGCCCTGGGCTGGTTCCCCAAGGTGCTGGCGTTGGCGCTGATGGTCATGATGACCATGGAACGCATCAACAGCGTGATCGGTGCCAGCCTGGCGCTGACCGTGGCGGTCAACGGCCTGACCGCGCTGGTAGTGGCGGTTACCTTCGCCGGTGCGCTGCTGCGTTACCGCCGCACCCTGCGCAAGCATGACCTGGAGCGCCCCACGGGCCTGGCCGGGCTGATCCCGTTCGTGATGGTAATCTGGCTGACGCTGATCCTGCTGGCCCTGCTCGCCGGTTACCTGACACTCGCCTACTTCCTCACTGCCAAGCTGCTATGGGTCAGCCTGGTGATCACCTGTGCCTACCTGCTGACCACGTTCTTTGGCGACCTCTGCGAAACCCTGCTGTCGCCCCGCCAACCCGGCGGCCTGGCGCTGGCCTCGACCCTGGGCCTGGCGCCGCGTCACCAGGCCCAGGCCAGCACTATCCTGGCCGGCATCGGCCGCACCGTGGTGCTGTTCCTGGCGTTGTTGCTGGCACTGATGCCATCGGGCACCAGCCCCAGCGAGCTGCTACTGAGCCTGGGTGATTGGGACGAGACCGGCGGCAAGCTGCTGGGCAACATGAACATTGTCCCCCAGGACATCCTGTTGGCGGTGGTGATGTTCCTCGGCGGCCTGTTCGCCATCCGCGTGGTCAAGCGCTGGCTGAGCGATCGCCTGCTGCCGGAAACCGACATGGACGCCGGCATGCGTGCCTCGCTGGTGACCCTGGTGGGTTACCTGGGCTTCATCTTCCTGGCCATGCTGGTGATGTCGACCCTGCGCATCAACCTCACCAGCCTGACCTGGGTGGTCAGTGCCCTGTCGGTGGGTATCGGTTTCGGCTTGCAGCAGATCGTACAGAACTTCATCTCCGGCCTGATCCTGCTGACCGAGCGCCCGGTCAAGGTGGGCGACTGGGTCAGCCTGGCGGGCGTCGAGGGCGACATTCGCCGTATCAACGTGCGCGCCACCGAGATCCAGATGTCCGACCGCTCGACGGTTATCGTGCCCAACTCGCAGTTCATCTCGCAGAACGTGCGCAACGTGACCATGGGCAATGCCCTTGGCGTGGTCGGCATTACCCTGACCATGCCGCTGGAGACCGATGCCAACCGCGTGCGTGAACTGCTGCTGGCGGCTTACCAGGAGCACGAGGCGATTCTGGATGCGCCGGCCACCTCGGTCACCTTCAAGGACCTGACCAGCAGCGGCATGGTGATAGGTGTGAGTGGTTACGTGGCGGGGCCGCGGCAGGTGTCCGGTACGCGCAGTGACCTGTTGTTCACCATTCTTGGGCGCCTGCGTGATGAAGGTATTGCCCTGTCGTCGCCGCAGAGCATGGTGTTGGTGCAAGAGAATGCACGGCCGGCTGACGAGCCGGTGTGA